A stretch of DNA from Micromonospora sp. NBC_01813:
CACGGTCATCCTGGTGGACAGCGCGGTCGCTGGCTGGAGCGCCGCCGAACTGGGTGGGTTTCTCGCGGATCAGCGGATCGAGACGCGACCGGTGTGGAAGCCGATGCACCAGCAGCCGGTCTTCGCGTCCGCGGACCGGATTCTCACCGGAGCGGCGGACGGTCTCTTCGCCACCGGCCTGGCGCTGCCCAGCGGCTCCTCGCTCAGCGACGAGCAGATCAGCCGGGTGCTCGTCGCCATCACCGCGTTCCTCGACGGCGACCGGACCGCTCGATGACCGCAGCTGAACTCGTCATCGTGGGCTGCGGGGGGCACGGCCGTGAGGTGTACGGCATCGTCACGGCGATCAACAACGCCCACCAGCGGCCCCGCTGGCAGGTACTGGGCTTCGTCGACGATGACCCGACTCCGGCTAGCAAGGAGTGTCTGGACCGTCTCGGCGTGCCGTTGCTCGGCGCGGTGAGCTGGTTGACCGGTCGTGCCGATCCCCCGGCCCACGTCATCGGCATCGGCTCGCCCGCCGCGCGCCGGTCGGTCGGTCAGCGGATCGACCCGGCGGGGTCCGGCCGACCCCGGCAGCTCGCCGCGACCCTGATCCATCCCGCCGCGACGGTTGGCCTGGGCAACACCTTCGGGGCGGGCACGGTGCTGTTCGCCGGTGTCCGGGTGAGCACCAACGTCAACTTGGGCCGGCACGTGCATCTCAACCAGAACAGTGCCGTCGGGCACGACACCACGGTCGGGGACTACAGCTCGGTCAACCCGCTCGCGGCGGTGTCGGGCCACTGCCGGCTGGCCGCCGAGGTACTGGTCGGCACGACCGCGGCGATCCTGCAGGGACGGCAGGTCGGCACCGGCGCGACGGTCGGTGCCGGCGCGTGTGTCGTGCGTGACGTGCCGGCGGGCGTCGTGGTCAAGGGAGTTCCGGCGCGATGACCGTACCTCGGGTGATCGACCGGCACCGAAGGCAGTGAGAGGAACGACCGTGCGAGTGGTAGTGATGCTCAAGACGGCGGAGGGCGGCCGATGGATCGTGCCCCAGGTCATGGAGTTGCGACGGCGTGGCAACGACGTGATCGTGCTGCTGCCGGCCGGGCCGGGCCGGCTGCGTGAGCAGTTGCACCGGGCCGGGGTGCCGATGATCGATTCGCCGTTCCGGTTTCGCTTCCGGCCAGGCGTGTCCACGTTGGTGCAGCTACATCGGCTACGTCGGCTGCTCCGCAGACTGCGCCCCGACGTGGTGCAGTACCACCACTACCACGCCGCTCTGGCGGTCCGGCTCTGCGCGCCGGGCCTTGGCCTGGCCCGGGTGTTCATGGTTCCCGGTCCGCTGTTTCTCGAGTCCGGGATGATTCGCGCGGCGGAACGGATCCTGTGCCGGCTCGATGACGCCGTCATCGCCGGCAGCGGGCACACCGCGGCGCTGTACCGGACATTGGGACGGCCCGACCAGAGCCTGTACGCCATCCCGTACGGCGTGGACACGCGAGCGTTCCGTCCGGCCGACCCCACGACGCGGGCCGCCGCTCGCCGCCAGCTCGGTCTGCCGCACGACACGTTCGTGGTGATCATGGTGGCGTACGTCTACGCGCCGAAGTCGCTGGTGCACCGGGGAACCGGGATAAAGGGCCACGACATCCTGCTCGAGGCGTGGCGAAGGTTCCACCGTGACTGCCCGGCCTCGCGGCTCATCCTGGTGGGTAGCGGTTGGGATGCCGCAGGGGAGGAACACCGGCGGGAACTCATCGGCCGGTTCGACGTGACGGGCGAGCCGAGCATCGAGTGGTTCGCTGGAGTGATCGACGTTGGGCGGTACTACGCGGCCGCGGACGTCAGCGTCAGCCCGTCCCTGTCGGAGAATCACGGTGCGGCGCTGGAAGCAGGGGCGTGTGGTCTGCCGTCGATCGTCTCCGACGCCGGCGGGCTGCCGGAGACGGTGTCGGCGGGCAGCGGGTGGGTGGTGCCGGCCGGTGACGTGGCGGCGTTGGTCGCCGCGCTGCACGCCGCCCAGGCCGAGTTCCGTACCGGCGACCTGACCCGGCGTGGGGTCTGCGCGCGGGAGCTCGTGGAGCGGCAGTTCGACAGCGGGGAGTGTGCCCGCGCGGTGGCTGATGTGATCGAGGTGACCGGGGGACTGCACCCGGTGCCGCGCCGACGCCGACGGTTGGCCGGGACGGTCACCGGGTGAGCCCACCACCCACCGCCCGGCGACCAAGGATCTGGGAACAGCGGGAACCCTGATATCCATCTCCTCCGGCAATAGCGCTCTGATAGCCTTAATTACGAAATATAGGGCAATTCCCGGCGATGTACGGGGGCACAGTGGACAAGTTTTCAGGCTCCATGGCAGGCACGATCGCGGTCAGTACGCAGGCGCGGCTCCAGCGCACGCCGGACGGTGCCGTGTGGACCGTGGCCGGACCCGCACACTCCTTCTGGACCCGGTACCTGTCCGCCTTCGAGCGGGTGCGGCTGCTGGCGAGGGTGATCGATGTCCCGGTGCCCCCGGTGGCAGGATCCAGAGTCGACGGGAGTGGGGTCGGGATCTGGCCGCTGCCGTACTATGTCGGCCCCAGTCAGTTCCTGCTGCGTCGCACCGCACTGCGTCGGTCACTTCGTGACGCGGTCGACGGCGTCGAAGCGGTGATACTGCGCGTGCCGTCGCCGATCGCCACTCTGGCGCTGCCGATCCTTCGTCACCAACGTCGTGGGTACGCCCTCGAGGTCGTCGGCGATCCGCAGGACGTGCTCGGCCACCGGGCGGTGCGCCATCCGCTGCGGCCGCTGCTACGTCATTGGGCCGTGCGCGGACTGCGGGAGCAGTGCCTGGCCGCCACCGCCGTGGCCTACGACACCGAGACGCGCCTGCAGGACCGATACCCGCCCGGGCCGCACACGATCGCCACCTGGTACTCGAGCATCGACCTGCGACCTGAAGCGTTCGTCACCGAGGCGCACACCCCACCGCCGCCCGGTACCCCGGTCACGCTGATCTCGGCCGGCTCACTCGATCATGGCTACCAGGGCATCGACGTCCTGCTGCTGGCGATGTGTGAGCTGACCCGTGGTGGCGTCCTGACGAATCTGGTGCACCTGGGCGACGGTCGGTTCCGGCCCCGGCTCGAACGCCTCGCCGCCCAGCACGACCTGACCGACCAGGTCACCTTCACCGGTGACCTGCCCGCCGTCGGGGTCCGACCCTGGCTCGACCGGGCCGATCTGTTCGTCGTCGCCTCCCCGGGCGAAGAGTCGTCCCGGCCGCTGATCGAGGCGATGGCCCGCGGTCTGCCGGCGGTCGGCACCCTGGCCGGCGGTACCGCGGAACTGCTCGACGCGGACTGTCTGGCTGCCGCGGGCGACCCGGCTGCCCTCGCCGAGGCGATCGGGCGGCTGTTCGCCGACCCGCAGCGGATGGCCGACGTCGCCGCTGGCAACATGGTCCGGTCCCAGGACTACCGCACCGAGGTGCTGGCCCCCCGCCGGGCCAACTTCTACCGGACGATCCGGATGGCCTGCCGCCCCGCGAGGGTCTCTCCCGCCGTGGCGCCGCGGGAACATGCCTCCGCTTGAGTCCCGCCCGACAGACAGTCAGCGACTCGGCCGCCCTGGCCGAGTCGCTGACTGTCTGTCGGTACGCCGCCGCCGATCCCGGTCGGGAGTGGGCGGCGGGTGGTCAGAGCGGTTCGGCCGTGGACGACGTGGTGGCAAGCCGTCGACGTGTGTCCAGCACCAGGGGAGCGTCGGCGAGTAGTTCGTAGTCGATCCCGTCGTGGTCGGTGAGGACGACGACCGCGTCAGCGGCCAGTACCTGGTCTGTGGTGAGCGAGACCGGCAACACGAAGGGCGGCATCTGGTCCGGCCGCAGGTGCGGATCGACCGCCAGGACCTGGGCACCGGCGTTGTGCAGCAGTTCGGCTACGCGTACGGCCGGGGATTCCCGGCAGTCACCGCTGTTGCGTTTGTAGGCCAGACCGATCAACAGGATCGTCGCGCCGTTGAGCGCCTGACTGTGCCGGTTCATCAGGTTGGTCAACCGTTCCACGACGTACGTCGGCATGTAGTTGTTGACGTCGTTGGCCAGCTCGACGAATCGGAATGTCCGCCCGAGGCTGCGCTTGACCTCCCACGACAGGTACGACGGGTCGACCGGTAGGCAGTGACCGCCGACTCCGGGACCGGGCGCGAACCGCATGAATCCGAAGGGCTTGGTGCTGGCGGCGTCGATCGCGTTCCAGATGTCGATCCCGAGCATGTGCGCGTACATCGCGAGTTCGTTGACCAGGGCGATGTTGACGTGTCGGAAGGTGTTCTCCAGCAGCTTGGTGGTCTCCGCCTCGCGGGTTCCCCGGACCGGTACGGTCCGCTGAACCAGTCCGTCGTAGAACGCCTGTACCGCGGCCAGCGATTCGGGCGTGATACCGGAGACGACCTTCGGAGTGTTCACGAAGGTCCATTCACGGTTGCCCGGGTCGATGCGTTCCGGGCTGTAGCCCAGATGGAAGTCCAGGCCGGCGTGCAGCCCGCTGCCCTTCTCCAACAGTGGGCGGAGCAGTTCCTCGGTGGTGCCCGGGTAGGTCGTCGATTCGAGAATGACCGTTGCCCCGGGGGTGAGATGCCCGGCGAGCGAGCGTGCCGCGTCCTCGATGTAGCGCAGGTCGGGGGCACCGTCGTGCAGCGGTGTCGGCACGGTGATCACGGCTGTGGCGAATCCAGCGGCATCGGCGTAGTCGGTGCTGGCCGTGTAGCGGCCGCTCGCCAGGACCGCACGGAGTTCGTCGTCGGGGACATCCTCGACGTATGACGTGCCGTCGCACAACATCCGGATCCGCTCGGCGTTGGTGTCGAGGCCGACGACACGGTGCCCCACCTGTACGGCGCGCATGGCCACCGGGAGCCCAACGTATCCCTGACCGACGATGACCACCGGAGCGTCCGTCATATCCCCGCCACCTCCGAACTGAGCGTGCAATACAGACATAAGCGATCTAAGCATCTAATTAGGGTCTGGGAGTCGGTTTCGGCGATGCCCGGCCAGGCCGGGAGCTGGAAATCGGTCGCCGTCGCGACCTGGTTGCGCGACGATCTGACTCGTGTCGACCGCCACCGATGAACCCGTACTGCCAGCCGGATACACCCAGCGTCCGCCCGCCGTAGCGGACGCACCGGCCATCTTCGACCTGATCGCGGCGCACAACACCGCCGTCGTCGGCCGCCCCGACTACACCCTCGTCGAGGTCGCCGACGAACTCGCCGATCCCGATTTCGACCCGACGAGCGACGGTTGGCTGATCCACGACCCGCACGGCCGGCTCGTCGGCTGGGGATGGGCCTGCCGCAAAGGACTCAGCGACACGGTCGACATCGACGCCTACCATGTCCCGACCGAGCCGGTCGTCGGTGACTGGCTGTGGCATCAGACGCAGCGGCGCGCCGTCGCCATCGCGGCCGGGCTGGGCCATCCGCGCGCCGTGCTCGACGCGGGCTGCTACCGGGAGGACACCGCGACGGCGACCCGGCTGGCCGGCTACGGATTCACCGTCGCGACGGTGTTCAACCGGCTGTTCCTGGCGCACGACCCAGCGAGTCTTCCCGTCGCCCCGGACGCCCCGGACGGGTTCCGGCTACGATCCACCGCCGACGATCCGACGGTCCGCCACGACGCCTGGGGGGTGCACCAGGCTGCCTTCGCCGACCATTTCGGGTTCGCGGCAAAGTCGTACCCCGCCTGGGTGGCCTACCTCTGCGCGCACAACAGCCACGACTGGGCACTGGGGGAGGTCGCCTACCGGGGTCCGGCACCGGTCGCCATGGTGCTGCGCTCACACGCCTTCGTCGAGGACGAGCGCAGCGGGTACGTCTGGCTGCTCGCCGTGCATCCCGACTGGCGGGGACGCGGTCTCGGCCGGCTGCTGCTGCGTCGCGCACTCGCCGCCGACGCCGCCAGCCGGCGGCGGGGAACCTTCCTCCACGTCGACACCGACCCCCGCCGGCCCGCTCTCGGCCTCTACCTCGCCGAGGGGTAGTGGCAGCTAGCGTGTTGAGCATCTTTAGTTCTCTTGAATGTCCTATAGTGGTCGGGTGAATCTCAAGGAGTGGGCTGCGTCGCAGGGCGTCGCGTACATCACCGCGCGGCGGCAGTACGCGGCCGGCACGCTGCCTGTTCCCACATACCGACTCGGCCGCCTGATCATGGTCGGTGAGCCGTTGACTACCGCTCGGCGCGGTCGGGGGCAGGTGGCGGTGTACGCCCGTGTCTCATCCGCCGACCAGAAACGGGACCTTGATCGGCAGGTCGCTCGGGTGACTGTGTGGGCGACCGGGCAGCATCTTGCTGTGGACCGGGTGGTGACCGAGGTCGGGTCCGCGCTGAACGGGCGTCGGAAGAAGTTCCTCGCTCTGCTGCGTGACCCGTCGGTGTCCACGATCGTGGTCGAGCACCGGGACAGGTTCGCCCGGTTCGGCGCCGAGTACGTGGAGGCCGCGTTGGCCGCGCAGGGACGACGGCTGCTGGTCGTTGACCCCGCCGAGGTCGACGACGACCTGGTGGGTGACGTGACCGAGATCCTCACGTCGCTGTGTGCCCGGCTGTACGGCCGCCGGGTGGCGGCGGACCGTGTCCGGCGGGCGGTCGACGCTGTCACCGGTCCTGGTGGTCCGACGTGAAGGTGATCCAGGCGTACCGGTTCGCCCTCGATCTCAACCCCGGTCAGGAACGTGCGGTGCTGGCGCACGCCGGGGCCGCCCGGGTGGCCCACAACTGGGCGCTGGCTCGGGTGAAGGCGGTGATGGGCCAGCGGGCGGCGGAACGCTCCTATGGCGTCGCCGACGCCGGTCTGACGCCTGCTGTCGGCTGGAGCCTTCCGGCGCTGCGCCGGGTCTGGAACGCGGCCAAGCCCGACGTGGCGCCGTGGTGGTCGGAGGTGTCCAAGGAGGCGTTCAACACCGGCCTGGACGCCCTCGCCCGCGGCTTGAGGAACTGGGCCGACTCCCGCAGCGGGAAACGAGCCGGTCGTCCGGTCGGGTTTCCCCGGTTCGCGTCCCGCCGCCGCACCACACCATCGGTCCGGTTCACCACCGGTGCTATCCGTGTCGAGCCGGACCGCAAGCATGTGGTG
This window harbors:
- a CDS encoding NeuD/PglB/VioB family sugar acetyltransferase, yielding MTAAELVIVGCGGHGREVYGIVTAINNAHQRPRWQVLGFVDDDPTPASKECLDRLGVPLLGAVSWLTGRADPPAHVIGIGSPAARRSVGQRIDPAGSGRPRQLAATLIHPAATVGLGNTFGAGTVLFAGVRVSTNVNLGRHVHLNQNSAVGHDTTVGDYSSVNPLAAVSGHCRLAAEVLVGTTAAILQGRQVGTGATVGAGACVVRDVPAGVVVKGVPAR
- a CDS encoding glycosyltransferase; the encoded protein is MRVVVMLKTAEGGRWIVPQVMELRRRGNDVIVLLPAGPGRLREQLHRAGVPMIDSPFRFRFRPGVSTLVQLHRLRRLLRRLRPDVVQYHHYHAALAVRLCAPGLGLARVFMVPGPLFLESGMIRAAERILCRLDDAVIAGSGHTAALYRTLGRPDQSLYAIPYGVDTRAFRPADPTTRAAARRQLGLPHDTFVVIMVAYVYAPKSLVHRGTGIKGHDILLEAWRRFHRDCPASRLILVGSGWDAAGEEHRRELIGRFDVTGEPSIEWFAGVIDVGRYYAAADVSVSPSLSENHGAALEAGACGLPSIVSDAGGLPETVSAGSGWVVPAGDVAALVAALHAAQAEFRTGDLTRRGVCARELVERQFDSGECARAVADVIEVTGGLHPVPRRRRRLAGTVTG
- a CDS encoding nucleotide sugar dehydrogenase, with amino-acid sequence MTDAPVVIVGQGYVGLPVAMRAVQVGHRVVGLDTNAERIRMLCDGTSYVEDVPDDELRAVLASGRYTASTDYADAAGFATAVITVPTPLHDGAPDLRYIEDAARSLAGHLTPGATVILESTTYPGTTEELLRPLLEKGSGLHAGLDFHLGYSPERIDPGNREWTFVNTPKVVSGITPESLAAVQAFYDGLVQRTVPVRGTREAETTKLLENTFRHVNIALVNELAMYAHMLGIDIWNAIDAASTKPFGFMRFAPGPGVGGHCLPVDPSYLSWEVKRSLGRTFRFVELANDVNNYMPTYVVERLTNLMNRHSQALNGATILLIGLAYKRNSGDCRESPAVRVAELLHNAGAQVLAVDPHLRPDQMPPFVLPVSLTTDQVLAADAVVVLTDHDGIDYELLADAPLVLDTRRRLATTSSTAEPL
- a CDS encoding GNAT family N-acetyltransferase, producing the protein MSTATDEPVLPAGYTQRPPAVADAPAIFDLIAAHNTAVVGRPDYTLVEVADELADPDFDPTSDGWLIHDPHGRLVGWGWACRKGLSDTVDIDAYHVPTEPVVGDWLWHQTQRRAVAIAAGLGHPRAVLDAGCYREDTATATRLAGYGFTVATVFNRLFLAHDPASLPVAPDAPDGFRLRSTADDPTVRHDAWGVHQAAFADHFGFAAKSYPAWVAYLCAHNSHDWALGEVAYRGPAPVAMVLRSHAFVEDERSGYVWLLAVHPDWRGRGLGRLLLRRALAADAASRRRGTFLHVDTDPRRPALGLYLAEG
- a CDS encoding IS607 family transposase, with the protein product MNLKEWAASQGVAYITARRQYAAGTLPVPTYRLGRLIMVGEPLTTARRGRGQVAVYARVSSADQKRDLDRQVARVTVWATGQHLAVDRVVTEVGSALNGRRKKFLALLRDPSVSTIVVEHRDRFARFGAEYVEAALAAQGRRLLVVDPAEVDDDLVGDVTEILTSLCARLYGRRVAADRVRRAVDAVTGPGGPT
- a CDS encoding glycosyltransferase; this encodes MAGTIAVSTQARLQRTPDGAVWTVAGPAHSFWTRYLSAFERVRLLARVIDVPVPPVAGSRVDGSGVGIWPLPYYVGPSQFLLRRTALRRSLRDAVDGVEAVILRVPSPIATLALPILRHQRRGYALEVVGDPQDVLGHRAVRHPLRPLLRHWAVRGLREQCLAATAVAYDTETRLQDRYPPGPHTIATWYSSIDLRPEAFVTEAHTPPPPGTPVTLISAGSLDHGYQGIDVLLLAMCELTRGGVLTNLVHLGDGRFRPRLERLAAQHDLTDQVTFTGDLPAVGVRPWLDRADLFVVASPGEESSRPLIEAMARGLPAVGTLAGGTAELLDADCLAAAGDPAALAEAIGRLFADPQRMADVAAGNMVRSQDYRTEVLAPRRANFYRTIRMACRPARVSPAVAPREHASA